GACAGCGTAGTCAAGATTCAGATGGAACTATATGGAGGTTATATTGTTGATGATGTGATAACAGAAGAGTTTGCAGAGAGCGTGAGAAAGCGCTATAAGAGTTTGTCAGATAAGGCCATTCAGATCAGCAAACAGGAACTTGCCTGGGCGGTGGCTTCGCATGTTACACATCTTGAGAGAATGACTCTTTTATCAATTCTTGGTAAAAGGCATCAGGTCAGGCTCTACACGTTTGAGTTATCTGAGGATGAAAAGAGACTCCTTGGAAATGTAGAGTTTTGTGGGCCCGTAGATTATCTAAAAGAAATGCCTCAGGTTTTTGCAGCAAGTAAGGTAAATCTTTGTCCTGTCCTTAAGGCCAATCGTTCCGGAATTCCGCTCAGGGCATTGGATGTTATGGGCTGTGGAGGATTTCTTTTGTCCAGCTATCAAAGCGAGCTTGCGGAGTATTTCCTTGATGGAGATGAATGCGTAATGTACGAATCTATAGAAGATGCGATTTCCAAGGCAAACTTCTATCTGTCTCACGAGGAACTACGTCGGCAGATTGCAGCAGCTGGACGTGCCAGAATTGAGGATGCTTTCAGGTATGAGGATAGAATCAGGGTGTTATTGGATTTTTGATAATGACAGGTGACGGCAATAGAGGATAAATGATTAAACACGGTATAGATTTCTTTAGAGACGAAATAAGAAATGGCTTCTATATACCAACTGCGGTAAAACAGTCCTGGGCAGCGGCGTTGGATGTTTTATCGGAGATTGATAAAGTATGTCGTAAATATAATATTAAGTATTTTGCTGATTGGGGAAGTATTCTGGGAGCAGTTCGTCATGGAGGATTTGTTCCTTGGGATGATGACCTTGACATCTGCATGCTTAGAGATGATTATGTTCGTTTCAGGAAGGTGTGTAACAGTGAGCTTCCCAGTAACTACTGTATTCATGACTACGAAAGCCACCAGAATCATTGGCTTTTTTTGTCTCGAGTAGTTAATAACCAGCATATCTGCTTTGATGAAACTTTTCTTACAGAGACCTACAATTTTCCGTGGCTTTCAAGTGTTGATATTTTTGTTAAAGATTATTTGTACAAAGATCCGGAAAGGGAAAAGAAAAGATGTGATGAGATCATGCATCTTTTGGTGGAGGCTGAGAGCTATATCAGAGGTACAGATAATGAAGGCACAGCTTCTATAAGCGAAGAAAACAGACAAAAGGCAATCGCGCTATATAAAAAAGCAGAAGCAAAAATGGCTGAAGTGCCTCCTGAAGAGAGTGACAAGGTTAGCCAGCTATTTCCCTGGGGACTTAAAGGCGTGCCAGGAGAGGATAAGGAATTATATAGTGAGGTGGTGTATCTTCCCTTTGAAGATACAGCTATTCCTGTGCCTGCGCAATATAATAGGATTTTGTCATCTCGCTACGGTGATTACAATGTCATAAGAAAAGGCGTTGCAGGACATGATTATCCTTCATTTGATAGTCAGAGGAAAGCCTTTAAAGAAGAAACGGGTGCCACGCTACCAGTATTTTCTTTTGATAAGGAGATGCTTGCAAGGCCAGAGGCTTTGACCAGAGCAAATGGTAAAAGAGAAGTCCTTTTTTTGCCGATTGGTGTATCTGAATGGAGAAGTCTTGAGGATTTT
The sequence above is a segment of the Butyrivibrio proteoclasticus B316 genome. Coding sequences within it:
- a CDS encoding CgeB family protein, whose product is MNILLYDFLNSYIQSDLVYYLEKMGHHCTNVLYREGVDKYDDDRFATRMERDLRSFSYDLVITTNFWPVVSKVCKKHDIKYVSWFFDSPPNLPTAECMDYSCNKIYFFARADYEKYKALGLDNVYYLPLAVNVDRLRQIKVDEKKYCCEISFVGKLYESMLPALMAHMDDYQKGFIDSVVKIQMELYGGYIVDDVITEEFAESVRKRYKSLSDKAIQISKQELAWAVASHVTHLERMTLLSILGKRHQVRLYTFELSEDEKRLLGNVEFCGPVDYLKEMPQVFAASKVNLCPVLKANRSGIPLRALDVMGCGGFLLSSYQSELAEYFLDGDECVMYESIEDAISKANFYLSHEELRRQIAAAGRARIEDAFRYEDRIRVLLDF
- a CDS encoding LicD family protein — protein: MIKHGIDFFRDEIRNGFYIPTAVKQSWAAALDVLSEIDKVCRKYNIKYFADWGSILGAVRHGGFVPWDDDLDICMLRDDYVRFRKVCNSELPSNYCIHDYESHQNHWLFLSRVVNNQHICFDETFLTETYNFPWLSSVDIFVKDYLYKDPEREKKRCDEIMHLLVEAESYIRGTDNEGTASISEENRQKAIALYKKAEAKMAEVPPEESDKVSQLFPWGLKGVPGEDKELYSEVVYLPFEDTAIPVPAQYNRILSSRYGDYNVIRKGVAGHDYPSFDSQRKAFKEETGATLPVFSFDKEMLARPEALTRANGKREVLFLPIGVSEWRSLEDFFVKECESPDTDVYVVPLPLMHKDIYGRVFASDEEIIEAEHFEDYVNILENLEKNGNASEGSRLNLENVVLTGFTDYNLEDHYPDRIYIQSPYDAWNPLLTVSPYYYSENLRKFTKELIYIPLGPVSEYSDDDLPDMRIMDFYVTMPAPIYADTIYVQSENIKKHYVDVLTRFAEGTDRSYWEKKVIVRKAYICQKKATPNGQRGPKPKRILYGISPYEYYEHRMNFEESIRSRLQIFKDNSDKIEVEISIFSDANSVDCKLVNNLAEQFNISICDHSKEFKTEIGMRNIVYGFDAYYGSSSPIVQEFIAQKKPVMIANYDI